One segment of Fervidobacterium gondwanense DSM 13020 DNA contains the following:
- the tsaB gene encoding tRNA (adenosine(37)-N6)-threonylcarbamoyltransferase complex dimerization subunit type 1 TsaB, translating into MKLFALDTSTPRVVACYVDDEKKIFVELETKAKHGIQVSQVVEKMAEVDFGNLNIVGIGIGPGGLTGLRVGISFAYGLGIGNKFVQISSLKLIALNGLFYNGYIAVVRKAREGYLYSALYKPENGKLDEIVSPFIETVDLINERYREFSPKLFLGDGAEFFESDVKLNKFELSELSLPTARNLYLLACEEIENERFVNDIEPLYLQKSIAELNFEKRKKEGSV; encoded by the coding sequence TTGAAACTTTTCGCTTTGGATACATCAACACCAAGAGTTGTTGCGTGTTATGTGGACGATGAAAAGAAGATTTTTGTTGAGCTCGAGACAAAGGCAAAGCACGGGATTCAGGTTTCGCAGGTTGTTGAAAAGATGGCTGAGGTAGATTTTGGCAATCTGAATATAGTCGGAATCGGTATAGGTCCTGGTGGGCTTACGGGGCTGCGTGTTGGGATTTCGTTTGCCTACGGGCTTGGAATTGGCAATAAGTTTGTTCAGATTAGTTCGTTGAAACTGATAGCGCTGAATGGGCTGTTCTATAATGGATACATCGCTGTTGTTAGAAAGGCAAGGGAAGGGTATTTGTACAGTGCTCTGTATAAGCCGGAGAATGGGAAGCTTGATGAGATTGTGTCACCGTTCATAGAAACGGTTGATTTGATAAATGAACGATATCGAGAATTCAGCCCAAAGCTTTTCCTTGGCGATGGGGCGGAGTTTTTCGAGAGCGATGTTAAGTTGAATAAGTTCGAGTTGAGTGAATTGAGTTTGCCTACAGCAAGGAATTTGTATCTTTTGGCATGCGAAGAAATTGAAAATGAGCGATTTGTAAACGATATTGAGCCTTTGTATCTGCAAAAGAGCATCGCTGAACTTAATTTTGAGAAGAGGAAGAAGGAAGGGAGCGTTTAA
- a CDS encoding GntP family permease — MSIWLPILLLLSIVFIVYSTVRWKLHPFLALIFAAFLYGLLAKMNLGDIVKSITEGFGDTVSSIGIVIVAGTIIGIFLEKSGGAFTMAESVLKVTGRKNVPLAMSLIGYIVSIPVFCDSGFVILTPLNKALTKRANLSLATTGIALSLGLYATHTMVPPTPGPVAAAGNLGADLGLTILMGMIVAVPAIIVGWLFATKYASKIQIDPEPELTEKEIEQKMKEAPKSTMAFLPIVLPIILILLKSVSDFPTNPFGTGGFKNFIGFIGHPVTALMIGVLISFLLPKKLTKDMISMGGWVGQAVTQAGVIILITAAGGAFGKVLQNSGVANLIGESLSKANLGMWLPFIISAAIKTAQGSSTVALITTSALLAPLMEPLGLVSPIAKALTVVAIGAGSMVVSHANDSYFWVVSQLSKMDVKTGYKLQTFGTLLEGLTAAVTVWIISLFVI, encoded by the coding sequence ATGAGTATCTGGCTACCTATTTTGCTGCTGCTCTCGATAGTCTTCATCGTCTACTCAACAGTTCGATGGAAGCTGCATCCATTTTTAGCACTGATCTTTGCGGCATTCTTGTACGGCTTACTTGCAAAGATGAACTTGGGAGACATCGTTAAATCCATCACTGAAGGTTTTGGTGATACAGTCAGCTCGATAGGGATAGTCATAGTTGCAGGAACGATCATAGGCATCTTCCTTGAAAAATCAGGTGGAGCATTTACCATGGCAGAATCGGTTCTCAAAGTAACAGGAAGAAAGAACGTCCCGCTTGCCATGAGCCTCATAGGTTACATAGTTTCCATACCGGTTTTCTGCGATTCGGGATTCGTCATTCTAACACCACTGAACAAAGCATTGACGAAAAGAGCCAACCTTTCTCTTGCCACCACAGGAATCGCTTTGAGTTTAGGTCTTTACGCAACACACACCATGGTTCCACCAACTCCCGGTCCAGTTGCGGCTGCAGGTAACCTCGGCGCAGATCTTGGATTAACCATACTTATGGGAATGATAGTAGCCGTTCCCGCAATTATCGTTGGTTGGCTATTTGCAACAAAGTATGCGTCGAAAATACAGATTGACCCAGAACCCGAACTGACTGAAAAAGAAATTGAACAGAAAATGAAAGAGGCACCGAAAAGCACAATGGCATTCCTGCCAATTGTTCTGCCAATAATTCTCATTCTCCTCAAATCAGTATCAGATTTCCCGACAAATCCATTCGGCACTGGCGGATTCAAAAACTTCATCGGCTTCATCGGTCATCCAGTTACAGCATTGATGATAGGTGTCTTAATCTCCTTCTTACTCCCGAAAAAACTCACAAAAGATATGATTTCAATGGGTGGCTGGGTTGGACAGGCAGTCACGCAGGCAGGAGTTATAATACTCATAACCGCTGCCGGTGGTGCGTTTGGTAAAGTACTACAAAACTCTGGTGTAGCAAATCTCATTGGTGAATCTTTATCAAAAGCAAACCTCGGCATGTGGCTTCCATTTATCATTTCAGCTGCAATAAAAACTGCGCAAGGTTCATCAACGGTTGCACTCATCACAACATCAGCTCTACTTGCTCCATTGATGGAACCTCTTGGCTTAGTTTCACCAATTGCCAAAGCACTCACGGTTGTGGCAATCGGAGCTGGCTCAATGGTTGTTTCACACGCTAACGACAGCTACTTCTGGGTTGTCAGCCAACTCTCAAAGATGGACGTTAAAACAGGCTACAAACTCCAAACATTTGGAACACTCCTTGAAGGCTTAACAGCTGCGGTGACAGTCTGGATAATAAGTCTCTTCGTGATTTAA
- a CDS encoding phosphoadenosine phosphosulfate reductase family protein gives MHKVFWDSESSGVILSYDNLGIEINEPPRPVFYEELDLLGFDKLWSYPRTHEPLLWASGRNYYYKGRLVARAVGGSMNSLPKIELTDLGRDLKLDPINIQLLVEKNKDALFTIENEAMDFVTHVYKVYKKKSSFVVSYSGGKDSQVVLDLVTRVIPPDELTVIFSDTTMDISYTHEAYEKTKQEYQKRYDGLKFYKVEPNKAAVEFWKDFGPPSRLQRWCCTVIKSSPAISFMRKQFGRKSVVNFVGVRSDESTQREKHRRLSEGEKHAFQINAEVIKDWNTTEVFLYMLYRKIYINKGYRYGLTRIGCSVCPFNSVWSESLLRRIESDIYEPYIIVLKEFLLDQGVEPEKLDEYIYDGAWKKRAGSESSEKRENHLEILEENEKLIAVIRNPKQDFLEWVKVVGQVAYFKNANNVVKGDVRVRERNIPFEMELKDNKTIIRVTTYGDKNIQSTFKNLFNKTTYCVGCGTCGAECPVGALTFFPSLKVNANLCIHCGNCVNVSEKGCLVAKSLQTAQGGRNMNNDRLLKGFGRYLTFGMRDEWLSAYLKNVNKWFEENTLGPKQVESMKAWLMDSGLIDSKKKPTELAEILSRIYPYDKNFVWLILWNNLYYTSSVCKVYVDNVEWGAYISSKDFEDMVSSIDPELNDRTKKSGIGSLLNMFENSPLSKEIGIGQIKKNGNQRFVSKKPFEEPHPFAVAYSLYKAAEYLGYRDLTVSEVYDSRFDGGPYKLFGIPRSKLERVLRRLQEDPERILKIDLVSDLDNIFLRDDLDSLQILRIAEARIK, from the coding sequence TTGCACAAAGTTTTCTGGGACTCAGAATCAAGTGGTGTGATTCTAAGCTATGACAATCTTGGTATTGAGATAAATGAGCCGCCAAGACCTGTATTCTATGAGGAATTAGATCTGCTAGGATTTGATAAGCTTTGGTCATATCCGAGAACGCATGAGCCTCTTCTATGGGCGTCCGGAAGGAACTATTACTATAAAGGTCGCCTTGTAGCTCGAGCGGTTGGAGGAAGTATGAATTCATTGCCAAAGATTGAGCTGACAGACTTAGGTAGAGATCTCAAGCTTGACCCAATCAACATTCAGCTCCTTGTTGAAAAGAACAAAGATGCCTTGTTTACAATAGAGAACGAGGCAATGGATTTTGTAACTCATGTCTACAAAGTATACAAGAAAAAGAGTTCATTTGTTGTTTCCTACAGTGGTGGAAAGGATTCACAAGTAGTCCTAGATCTCGTGACAAGAGTGATACCACCTGACGAGTTAACTGTGATTTTTTCTGATACGACAATGGACATATCTTACACGCACGAAGCATATGAAAAAACAAAGCAAGAATACCAAAAAAGATACGACGGGTTAAAATTTTACAAGGTTGAACCAAATAAAGCAGCTGTCGAATTTTGGAAAGATTTCGGTCCACCAAGTAGATTGCAGAGATGGTGTTGTACAGTCATAAAAAGCTCGCCAGCGATAAGTTTTATGAGAAAACAGTTCGGGAGAAAGTCTGTAGTAAATTTTGTTGGGGTTCGTTCTGATGAGAGCACGCAAAGAGAGAAACACAGAAGATTAAGCGAAGGTGAAAAACACGCTTTTCAGATTAATGCAGAGGTGATTAAGGATTGGAATACAACTGAAGTTTTTCTTTATATGCTTTATAGGAAAATATACATCAATAAGGGATATAGATACGGACTGACTAGGATTGGATGCTCAGTGTGTCCCTTTAATTCGGTTTGGTCTGAAAGTTTGCTGCGCAGAATAGAGTCTGATATATATGAGCCCTATATTATCGTATTGAAAGAATTCCTGTTAGACCAAGGTGTAGAGCCTGAGAAATTAGACGAATATATTTATGATGGTGCTTGGAAAAAACGCGCTGGGAGCGAAAGTTCAGAAAAGCGCGAAAATCACCTGGAAATATTGGAGGAAAACGAAAAACTGATAGCTGTTATAAGAAATCCAAAACAAGACTTCCTTGAATGGGTAAAAGTTGTAGGTCAGGTGGCTTATTTTAAGAATGCAAATAATGTGGTTAAAGGAGACGTAAGAGTAAGGGAACGAAACATACCATTCGAGATGGAATTAAAGGATAACAAGACAATCATTAGAGTCACAACTTACGGGGATAAGAATATTCAAAGCACTTTCAAAAACTTATTCAATAAGACGACCTACTGTGTAGGTTGTGGAACGTGTGGAGCAGAATGTCCAGTAGGAGCTTTAACATTCTTTCCTTCACTAAAGGTAAACGCCAATCTCTGCATTCATTGCGGCAACTGCGTTAATGTATCAGAGAAGGGCTGTTTAGTTGCAAAATCTTTACAGACAGCACAGGGGGGAAGAAACATGAATAATGACAGATTGTTGAAAGGATTTGGAAGGTATCTGACGTTTGGTATGCGTGATGAGTGGTTATCTGCTTACTTGAAGAACGTAAATAAATGGTTTGAAGAAAATACTTTAGGACCAAAACAAGTAGAAAGCATGAAGGCGTGGCTTATGGACTCTGGCTTAATAGATAGTAAAAAGAAACCCACGGAGCTAGCAGAGATTCTTAGCAGGATATATCCGTATGATAAGAATTTTGTTTGGCTAATTTTGTGGAACAATTTGTATTATACTTCGTCTGTTTGCAAAGTTTATGTGGATAATGTTGAATGGGGAGCATACATAAGTTCAAAGGATTTTGAAGATATGGTTTCATCAATAGATCCTGAACTAAATGACAGGACGAAGAAAAGCGGTATTGGCTCGTTATTAAACATGTTTGAAAATTCTCCATTAAGCAAAGAAATCGGGATAGGTCAAATCAAAAAGAACGGAAACCAAAGATTCGTTTCTAAGAAACCTTTTGAAGAACCACATCCGTTTGCTGTTGCCTACAGCCTCTATAAAGCTGCAGAGTATTTAGGATATAGGGATTTGACTGTCTCTGAGGTGTATGATTCGAGATTCGATGGAGGACCGTATAAGCTATTTGGTATTCCAAGGTCAAAACTTGAGAGAGTGTTAAGAAGACTTCAAGAAGATCCAGAGAGGATATTGAAAATAGATTTGGTTTCGGATTTAGACAACATATTCTTGAGGGATGATTTGGACTCACTGCAAATACTTAGAATTGCGGAGGCGAGGATTAAATGA
- a CDS encoding glycerate kinase type-2 family protein, with the protein MPQLKEHINQIISYTLHHILPDNAVRQKLEELNIQTDKRRIIVVAIGKAAWRMAKSTKEVLGERIDKGIVITKYQHSEGAIEGLEIFEAGHPIPDENTLIATKRALELTSNLSENDIVLFLVSGGGSALFEELQEGVTLQDIQFITQQLLKSGANIVEINTIRKHLSIVKGGRYAQHVYPAKVITLVLSDVLGDRLDSIASGPAYPDSTTSEMALQIIEKYNIPVSNAILNALKNETPKELTNVETYIIGSVKVACEKAMEKAKELGYNTLLLTTTLDCEAKEAGRFLSAVAKEIKQNDVPVKKPAAVILGGETIVHVKGNGKGGRNQELALSFALAIESIEGIALCSFGTDGTDGPTDAAGGIVDGTTASKTRNAGYNPELMLENNDSYNALRIAGDLLITGPTGTNVNDLIVMVVG; encoded by the coding sequence ATGCCACAGTTAAAAGAGCACATCAACCAAATCATCTCATACACCCTACATCACATCCTCCCAGACAATGCTGTAAGGCAAAAACTTGAAGAACTGAATATTCAGACAGATAAAAGAAGAATTATCGTCGTTGCAATAGGCAAGGCAGCTTGGCGCATGGCAAAATCTACAAAAGAAGTACTTGGAGAACGAATCGATAAAGGAATAGTAATTACAAAATACCAGCACTCCGAAGGAGCGATAGAAGGCTTGGAAATATTTGAGGCGGGACACCCAATCCCTGACGAAAACACATTGATTGCAACAAAAAGAGCGCTTGAACTGACAAGCAATCTCTCAGAAAACGACATCGTACTATTCTTAGTCTCCGGTGGAGGCTCAGCGCTCTTCGAAGAACTACAAGAAGGTGTAACACTGCAAGACATACAATTCATAACACAGCAGCTTCTCAAAAGTGGAGCGAATATCGTTGAGATAAACACAATACGAAAGCATTTGTCAATTGTAAAGGGAGGAAGATATGCCCAGCACGTATATCCTGCAAAAGTAATCACCCTTGTACTCTCAGATGTACTCGGCGACAGGCTCGACTCCATAGCCTCAGGACCCGCGTATCCCGACTCAACGACAAGCGAAATGGCGCTCCAGATAATAGAAAAATACAACATACCAGTCTCTAATGCGATTTTAAACGCGCTAAAAAACGAAACGCCAAAAGAACTAACGAATGTCGAGACCTACATAATCGGTAGCGTTAAAGTTGCATGCGAAAAAGCAATGGAGAAAGCTAAAGAATTGGGCTACAACACGTTGCTTCTAACAACCACATTGGACTGCGAAGCCAAAGAAGCAGGCAGATTCCTAAGCGCAGTCGCAAAAGAAATAAAACAAAACGACGTTCCGGTGAAAAAACCAGCTGCTGTTATTCTCGGCGGGGAAACCATAGTGCATGTTAAGGGCAACGGCAAAGGCGGGCGCAACCAAGAACTCGCACTATCATTTGCCTTAGCGATAGAAAGTATCGAAGGCATAGCCTTGTGCAGCTTCGGAACAGACGGCACAGATGGTCCGACTGATGCAGCAGGAGGAATAGTGGATGGAACGACTGCTTCCAAAACCAGAAACGCCGGTTACAACCCAGAACTAATGCTTGAAAACAACGATTCATACAACGCCCTAAGAATCGCTGGTGACCTACTCATAACCGGACCGACGGGAACGAATGTCAATGATTTGATCGTGATGGTGGTGGGATAA
- the mutS gene encoding DNA mismatch repair protein MutS, which translates to MMKQYLEIKEKYKDSILLFRLGDFYEAFFDDALTVSKVLNIVLTKRQDAPMAGIPYHALDNYLKKLVDSGYKVAICEQMEDPALAKGIVKREVTRVITPGTIIEDELLSTSNNYMMSVYESKSGEIYTVLADTSTGDVVVKAFDSLDDLIDFVNTHEITQVICPESMYPQLRDKIKVFIDRLDDWYYTNTIDAIKEAYNVFSIDHFELGDAHYPFGALVKYLNYTINKQAKLRFPRTLDESKYMILDSTTIENLSLVPGERGKNLYDVLNKTKTPMGSRLLKWVILHPLKDRREIEKRLDMVSAFLEDKLLMNEVREYLDGVYDLERIINRIQYDSAKPKDLISLRLTLEVIEPLRDALASNDELSKLLEDLPDLSVVKEKIQSAMYDEIEGELGEGKIIKEGVSKELDEYRELLYHSNEKLKDFEEIERAKTGIQKLKVGFNNVFGYYIEIPKGQVKNAPEHYTRLQTLVNAERYTTPELKEFENKIMAAKQKVEALEKALFENLCNEIKVYTEQLQKVAETLSWIDIYTTFAYVSSLYGYARPVLSDGELEILQGRHPVVERFVDSFVPNDTYMDNRLRMFILTGPNMSGKSTYIRQVGLIALMAQIGCFVPASFAKIPVFDRIFTRMGARDDISTGKSTFLTEMSEVALILSKATERSLVLLDEVGRGTSTFDGISIAWSMSEYIYNEVKCKTLFATHFTELTELANAYDGIKNLTVDVKETADGVIFLHRVIEGVADRSYGIEVAAIAGLPQSIVDRAREILNIIVEKSDIEKKVGILKEGQMKKIKSTKKTVPEGQLRMF; encoded by the coding sequence ATGATGAAGCAATATCTTGAAATAAAAGAGAAATACAAGGATTCCATCCTGCTCTTCCGCCTCGGGGATTTTTATGAGGCGTTTTTCGATGATGCCCTGACTGTTTCTAAGGTGCTTAATATTGTCCTTACAAAGCGCCAGGATGCCCCTATGGCAGGCATTCCTTATCATGCTTTGGATAATTATTTGAAAAAGCTCGTGGACAGCGGCTACAAGGTCGCTATATGCGAGCAGATGGAAGACCCAGCGTTGGCTAAGGGTATTGTGAAGCGTGAGGTAACGCGCGTCATTACACCCGGAACAATTATCGAAGATGAGTTGCTTTCAACGAGCAACAACTACATGATGTCGGTTTATGAATCAAAATCCGGAGAGATATATACTGTCTTGGCAGATACTTCAACAGGCGATGTTGTCGTTAAGGCTTTTGACAGCCTAGATGATTTAATCGATTTTGTAAATACCCACGAAATCACGCAGGTTATATGCCCGGAGAGCATGTATCCACAGTTGAGGGATAAGATAAAGGTTTTTATTGACCGGCTCGATGATTGGTATTATACGAATACAATCGATGCGATAAAGGAAGCGTACAATGTTTTTTCAATCGACCATTTTGAGCTTGGCGATGCGCATTATCCGTTTGGAGCTTTAGTGAAGTATTTGAATTACACAATCAATAAACAGGCGAAGTTGAGGTTTCCAAGGACGCTCGACGAGTCGAAATATATGATTCTCGATTCGACAACAATCGAGAATCTGTCGCTTGTTCCCGGAGAACGGGGGAAGAATTTGTACGATGTGCTGAACAAGACAAAGACGCCTATGGGTTCGAGACTTTTGAAGTGGGTTATTCTACATCCTTTGAAGGATAGAAGAGAGATAGAGAAACGGCTCGATATGGTGAGTGCGTTTTTGGAAGATAAGCTGTTGATGAATGAGGTAAGAGAGTATCTCGATGGCGTCTACGATCTGGAGAGGATAATAAACAGGATACAATACGACAGCGCAAAGCCGAAGGATTTGATAAGCCTGAGGCTCACGCTCGAGGTTATAGAACCTCTGCGTGATGCGCTGGCAAGTAACGACGAGCTTTCAAAATTGCTTGAGGATTTGCCAGATTTAAGTGTTGTAAAAGAGAAGATTCAAAGTGCGATGTACGATGAGATAGAAGGTGAGCTTGGAGAAGGAAAGATAATCAAGGAAGGGGTTTCAAAAGAGCTCGATGAGTACCGCGAGCTTTTGTACCATTCAAATGAGAAGTTGAAGGATTTTGAAGAAATTGAGAGGGCAAAGACGGGAATTCAGAAGCTGAAAGTTGGCTTCAACAATGTTTTTGGTTATTACATAGAGATTCCGAAAGGACAGGTGAAAAATGCTCCGGAGCACTACACAAGGCTCCAGACACTTGTGAACGCCGAAAGGTACACAACGCCGGAATTGAAAGAATTCGAAAACAAAATCATGGCTGCAAAGCAGAAGGTTGAGGCTCTCGAGAAGGCGTTGTTTGAGAATCTGTGCAATGAGATAAAGGTCTACACTGAGCAGTTGCAAAAAGTTGCCGAGACGCTTAGCTGGATAGATATTTACACTACATTTGCATACGTTTCAAGTCTGTACGGATACGCAAGGCCCGTGCTTTCAGATGGCGAGCTTGAGATATTGCAGGGCAGGCATCCTGTTGTTGAGAGGTTTGTGGACAGCTTTGTGCCGAATGATACGTATATGGATAACAGGCTCAGGATGTTCATATTGACAGGTCCGAATATGAGCGGAAAGAGTACGTACATCAGGCAAGTTGGGTTGATTGCGCTAATGGCGCAGATTGGCTGTTTTGTGCCGGCAAGTTTTGCGAAGATACCTGTTTTCGACAGGATTTTCACGCGCATGGGCGCAAGGGACGATATTTCAACAGGAAAGAGTACTTTCCTGACAGAGATGAGCGAGGTTGCACTGATTCTTTCGAAAGCAACGGAGAGGAGCCTCGTTTTGCTCGATGAGGTTGGAAGGGGGACAAGTACGTTCGATGGTATTAGTATCGCATGGTCTATGAGTGAGTACATATATAACGAGGTGAAGTGCAAGACCTTATTTGCAACGCATTTTACTGAGTTGACAGAACTTGCTAATGCGTACGATGGGATAAAGAACCTTACAGTTGATGTAAAAGAGACAGCAGATGGTGTCATCTTCCTGCACAGGGTAATCGAAGGAGTAGCAGACAGGAGCTATGGGATAGAGGTAGCGGCCATCGCGGGACTGCCGCAGAGTATAGTCGATAGGGCGAGGGAGATATTGAATATAATCGTTGAGAAGAGTGATATAGAGAAGAAGGTTGGAATTTTGAAGGAAGGACAAATGAAGAAGATTAAGTCGACGAAAAAAACTGTCCCGGAGGGACAGTTGAGAATGTTTTAA
- a CDS encoding GNAT family N-acetyltransferase — translation MLEGKLVKLVEYKKEYLEKAREMINDWEVKKYLTPGIPFPLRIEDEEKWYSSLNPFGNGTYSFAILLKDTNEYIGGCGVNTVDWKNSVAEIGIFLGSQYHNKGYGTDAMEVLIRFIFKEMNINKIRLHTYSFNKRGIRVYEKVGFKTEGVLRKEIFREGQYHDIVVMGLLREEWQEK, via the coding sequence ATGCTTGAAGGAAAACTTGTGAAATTGGTAGAGTACAAGAAAGAATACTTAGAAAAAGCACGGGAGATGATAAACGACTGGGAAGTTAAAAAATACCTCACACCTGGTATACCATTCCCGCTAAGAATAGAAGACGAAGAAAAATGGTACAGCTCGCTCAATCCATTTGGGAATGGAACATATTCATTCGCAATACTGCTCAAAGATACGAATGAATACATAGGTGGCTGCGGGGTTAACACAGTAGACTGGAAAAACTCCGTTGCTGAAATAGGAATCTTTCTTGGTTCGCAGTACCATAACAAAGGATATGGAACGGATGCGATGGAAGTACTCATACGATTCATATTCAAAGAAATGAACATAAACAAAATAAGACTTCACACCTATTCATTCAACAAACGTGGAATCCGCGTGTACGAAAAAGTTGGATTCAAAACCGAAGGTGTGCTGAGAAAAGAAATATTCAGAGAAGGACAATACCACGACATAGTAGTTATGGGACTTCTAAGAGAAGAATGGCAAGAAAAATAA